A single region of the Lotus japonicus ecotype B-129 chromosome 4, LjGifu_v1.2 genome encodes:
- the LOC130713498 gene encoding ornithine aminotransferase, mitochondrial-like — MATMRQVQCLMRRISRGSRSYGVATQLNASSSSQAVIDKEYQHSAHNYHPLPIVFSQAKGACVWDPEGNKYIDFLSGYSAVNQGHCHPKILKALTEQAERLTVSSRAFYNDRFPLFAEYVTSMFGYDMVLPMNTGAEGVETSMKLARKWGYEKKRIPNNEALIVSCCGCFNGRTLGVISMSCDNEATRGFGPLMPGILKVDFGDAEALERIFKEHGDKIAGFILEPIQGEAGIKIPPVGYLKAVRDLCSKYNVLMIADEIQSGLGRAGKMLACDWEDVRPDIVILAKALGGGILPVSAVLADKDVMLCIKPGQHGSTFGGNPLASAVAIASLDVIKEERLVERSAQMGEELLNQLRKIQQKFPDHVKEVRGKGLFIGLELNSKSLFPVSGFELSEKLKDRGVLAKPTHDTIIRFTPPLCISRDEILEASKALSDVLETDLPKLLKMKPKDAAPPAAPEACDRCGRVLYS; from the exons ATGGCTACCATGAGACAAGTTCAGTGTTTGATGCGAAGAATTTCCAGAGGAAGTAGAAGCTATGGGGTCGCCACACAACTCAATGCTTCTTCCTCTTCCCAGGCAGTGATTGACAAGGAGTATCAGCACAGTGCCCACAA TTACCATCCACTTCCCATTGTGTTTTCTCAAGCAAAGGGGGCTTGTGTATGGGATCCAGAGGGGAACAAGTACATTGATTTTCTATCTGGTTACTCTGCTGTTAATCAG GGACATTGCCATCCTAAAATTCTGAAAGCATTAACAGAACAGGCAGAAAGGCTGACTGTGAGTTCCCGAGCCTTCTACAATGATCGCTTTCCGCTGTTTGCTGAGTATGTGACCAGCATGTTTGGTTATGATATGGTGCTTCCTATGAATACCGGTGCTGAAGGTGTGGAAACATCTATGAAATTAGCAAGGAAGTGGGGTTATGAAAAGAAACGGATTCCCAATAATGAG GCTCTTATCGTCTCATGCTGTGGTTGCTTCAATGGCCGTACACTAGGTGTCATATCTATGAGCTGTGACAATGAAGCTACCCGGGGTTTTGGTCCTTTAATGCCAGGCATTCTTAAAGTTGATTTTGGTGATGCAGAGGCCCTTGAAAGAATTTTTAAAG AACATGGAGACAAAATAGCTGGATTTATTTTAGAACCTATTCAAGGTGAAGCTGGG ATCAAAATCCCTCCAGTTGGCTATTTGAAAGCTGTAAGAGATCTTTGCTCCAAATATAATGTGTTGATGATTGCTGATGAAATCCAATCTGGATTAGGAAGAGCAGGAAAGATGCTGGCTTGTGACTGGGAAGATGTTCGCCCCGATATAGTG ATACTGGCGAAAGCATTGGGTGGTGGAATTTTACCAGTTAGTGCAGTTCTTGCAGACAAAGATGTCATGCTTTGTATAAAACCTGGACAGCATGGAAG TACCTTTGGGGGAAATCCATTGGCCAGTGCAGTTGCTATTGCCTCACTAGATGTGATCAAGGAGGAGAGACTTGTAGAGAG ATCTGCCCAAATGGGAGAGGAGCTTCTTAATCAGCTGCGTAAGATTCAGCAGAAATTCCCGGATCACGTGAAGGAAGTCCGAGGCAAAGGATTATTCATTGGACTGGAGCTTAACAGCAAAAGTTTATTCCCTGTATCAGGCTTTGAGTTAAGTGAAAAACTTAAGGACAGAGGAGTCCTTGCCAAGCCAACACATGATACAATTATCCGCTTTACTCCCCCACTCTGCATAAG TCGGGATGAGATTCTGGAAGCCTCTAAGGCCCTGTCTGATGTTCTGGAAACTGATCTGCCAAAGTTGCTGAAGATGAAGCCAAAGGATGCTGCTCCTCCAGCTGCCCCTGAAGCATGCGATCGCTGTGGTCGAGTCTTGTATAGTTAG
- the LOC130710327 gene encoding transcription factor TCP2-like, whose protein sequence is MEEDEIHGHACKLPRLGGNGRNEPNKIGPRRGNEEEDGGGGKNGGSNTNRFSNWNHHSSRIIRVSRASGGKDRHSKVMTSKGSRDRRVRLSVTTAIQFYDLQDRLGYDQPSKAVEWLIKSAADAIAELPSLPETPEQQSHERRGQGFDDSADAEVELEGTETSFHHQQNQNQNQNQSQNLSLSKSGCSSTSETSKGSGLSLSRSDIRVNRVKARERARERASKEKEKEKENDSHIAQHHQHHQQHNNVNPISQTASFTELLTGGISSAVPTTTGPVHQNNNQQWCSSSSAAPMDYFTSGLLGPPSSTSRTQHHHHQQHSSGFSISNIQLGHSHSLAEAMSVSLPFNGENHSSASDQMHQQFSFIPDHHLMPATAAVVTSSSASQATGNGYNLDFSISSAGLAGFNRGTLQSNSPSFLQRFSPLDGSTVPFFLGGAAATAPAMENHHHHHNLQFSPVFDGGSLQLYYGDGCRHSDQKGKAKN, encoded by the coding sequence atggaggaggatgagattCATGGACATGCTTGCAAGTTGCCAAGACTTGGTGGAAATGGAAGAAATGAGCCTAACAAGATAGGTCCTAGAAGAGGGAATGAGGAAGAggatggaggaggaggaaaaaatGGTGGCAGCAACACAAACAGGTTCAGCAATTGGAACCACCACTCCTCAAGAATCATTAGAGTTTCTAGAGCATCTGGGGGGAAAGACAGGCACAGCAAGGTCATGACTTCAAAGGGTTCAAGAGACAGAAGGGTTAGGCTATCTGTTACCACAGCTATTCAGTTCTATGACCTTCAAGATCGATTGGGTTATGACCAGCCAAGTAAAGCTGTAGAGTGGTTGATAAAATCTGCTGCTGATGCCATTGCTGAGCTTCCTTCCCTGCCTGAAACGCCAGAGCAGCAAAGTCATGAGAGAAGAGGACAAGGGTTTGATGATTCAGCTGATGCAGAGGTGGAACTAGAGGGTACTGAGACAAGTTTTCATCATCAGCAAAACCagaaccaaaaccaaaaccagaGCCAGAACCTTTCTTTGTCAAAATCTGGTTGTAGCAGCACCTCAGAGACAAGCAAAGGCTCTGGTTTGTCCCTCTCCAGGTCTGACATTCGTGTGAACCGTGTCAAGGCTAGAGAGAGAGCAAGGGAAAGAGCTTCCaaggagaaagagaaggaaaagGAGAATGATTCACACATTGCTCagcaccaccaacaccaccaacaACACAACAATGTGAACCCCATTTCTCAAACAGCTTCTTTCACTGAGCTGCTAACAGGTGGAATCAGCAGTGCAGTTCCCACAACAACAGGGCCAGTTCATCAGAACAACAACCAGCAATGGtgttcttcttcatcagcaGCACCAATGGATTACTTCACTTCAGGGCTTCTTGGTCCTCCTTCTTCCACTTCAAGAACCCAacaccatcatcaccaacaaCATTCTTCAGGGTTCTCAATCTCAAATATCCAATTGGGGCACTCACATTCCCTTGCTGAAGCCATGTCAGTTTCACTACCATTCAATGGTGAAAACCATTCCTCTGCATCAGACCAGATGCACCAGCAATTCTCCTTCATCCCTGATCATCACCTCATGCCAGCAACAGCAGCTGTGGttacttcttcttctgcttctcaGGCCACCGGGAACGGTTACAACCTCGATTTCAGCATCTCTTCGGCAGGCCTTGCTGGTTTCAATAGGGGGACCCTTCAGTCCAATTCTCCGTCTTTTCTGCAGAGGTTTTCACCTTTAGACGGATCCACTGTACCATTCTTCCTTGGAGGAGCAGCTGCTACTGCTCCTGCCATggagaaccaccaccaccaccacaaccttcAGTTTTCACCTGTTTTTGATGGCGGCAGCTTGCAGCTTTACTATGGCGACGGATGCCGGCATTCAGATCAGAAGGGGAAGGCTAAAAACTGA